From Mesomycoplasma dispar, a single genomic window includes:
- the nrdI gene encoding class Ib ribonucleoside-diphosphate reductase assembly flavoprotein NrdI, giving the protein MVNDEKNDKSTVVLKPKGEIFVVYFSSISNNTHRFVEKLNFKKARIPVEIDENLTVNNDYVLFCPTYSGGNGLTSGAVPKQVIKFLNNEQNRSFCKAVIASGNTNFGDTYALAGSIISKKLNVPFLYSFELLGTNEDVIKVREILKNFWGS; this is encoded by the coding sequence ATGGTAAATGATGAAAAAAACGATAAATCAACCGTTGTTTTAAAACCAAAAGGAGAAATTTTTGTTGTTTATTTCTCTTCAATTTCCAATAACACTCACCGTTTTGTTGAAAAGTTAAACTTCAAAAAAGCACGAATTCCTGTTGAAATTGATGAGAATTTAACGGTGAATAACGATTATGTACTTTTTTGTCCAACTTATAGTGGTGGAAACGGTTTAACTAGTGGCGCTGTCCCTAAACAAGTGATAAAATTTTTAAACAATGAACAAAACCGTAGTTTTTGCAAGGCGGTAATTGCATCTGGGAACACTAATTTTGGCGATACTTACGCGCTTGCTGGTTCGATTATATCAAAAAAATTAAATGTTCCGTTTTTATATAGTTTTGAATTATTAGGAACAAATGAAGATGTTATTAAAGTTAGAGAAATATTAAAAAATTTTTGAGGAAGTTAA
- a CDS encoding IS3 family transposase, with protein MAKENNAIISMSKIYNSVDNREVEYFFLNLKSECLSQINIKKLTFVDLKEQIKNYLNFYNQKRIQSNLNWKTPEQVWRSLSF; from the coding sequence ATGGCAAAGGAAAATAATGCGATAATTTCAATGTCGAAAATCTACAATTCAGTTGATAATCGTGAAGTCGAATATTTCTTTTTGAATTTAAAATCAGAATGTCTAAGTCAGATAAATATTAAAAAACTAACTTTTGTTGACTTAAAAGAACAAATAAAAAATTATCTAAATTTTTATAATCAAAAACGTATACAATCTAATTTAAACTGAAAAACACCAGAACAAGTTTGGAGAAGTTTATCTTTTTAA
- a CDS encoding restriction endonuclease subunit S — protein sequence MVWNEQLKCEIPEGWKIKPLLELVNWESNSQPPKKDFIYESREGYIRFIQNRDYDSDNYITYVPLTKNLSIVDRLDILIDKYGDAGVTRYGIEGTFNVALGKISVKNKNYKEYIRSFLSSEGVYNFLHNSCLASTRASLNESNLRILNVVIPNEKIVLKYEKLVNKIRLNILQNNDKTRELTNLRNFLLPLLMNGQVEIN from the coding sequence ATGGTGTGAAATGAACAATTAAAGTGTGAAATTCCAGAGGGTTGAAAAATAAAACCATTGCTTGAATTAGTAAATTGAGAAAGTAATAGCCAACCACCAAAAAAGGATTTTATATACGAATCGAGAGAAGGTTATATAAGATTTATTCAAAATAGAGACTACGATAGCGATAACTATATAACGTATGTACCACTGACCAAAAACTTAAGTATTGTTGATCGTTTAGATATTCTTATAGATAAATATGGTGATGCTGGAGTAACTCGTTATGGAATTGAAGGCACATTCAATGTTGCATTAGGAAAAATAAGTGTTAAAAATAAGAATTATAAAGAATATATTAGATCTTTTTTGAGTAGCGAAGGTGTATATAATTTTTTGCATAATTCGTGTTTAGCATCAACCAGAGCATCTCTAAATGAATCTAACTTAAGAATATTGAACGTTGTAATTCCAAATGAAAAAATTGTTTTAAAATATGAAAAATTAGTAAACAAAATACGATTAAATATTTTGCAAAATAATGACAAAACGCGAGAACTAACTAATCTTCGCAATTTCCTCCTCCCGCTTTTAATGAATGGGCAAGTAGAAATTAATTAG
- a CDS encoding restriction endonuclease subunit S, whose product MSDWKIRKVGEIGRIITGKTPKTSNNSYYNGNIPFLTPSDDMSVKYVRKTKKYITEKGKISVKNSVIPPNAICVSCIASVGKVVITTEETVTNQQINSLIPSSKYDVDFIYYAMVELGKTLNFHSKNSTVVPIINKSRFSEYELLCPPLGIQKKIGMMLSILDKKIELNTKINDNLVF is encoded by the coding sequence ATGTCTGATTGGAAGATTAGAAAAGTTGGTGAAATTGGTCGGATTATTACTGGAAAAACACCAAAAACATCAAATAATTCATATTATAACGGTAATATTCCTTTTTTAACACCTTCAGATGATATGTCCGTAAAATACGTTAGAAAAACAAAAAAATACATTACAGAAAAAGGTAAAATATCCGTTAAAAACTCAGTGATACCACCAAATGCAATTTGTGTAAGTTGTATCGCTTCTGTAGGAAAAGTTGTAATAACAACAGAAGAAACAGTTACTAATCAGCAAATAAATTCGCTTATTCCTAGCTCAAAATATGATGTGGATTTTATTTATTATGCAATGGTAGAATTAGGAAAAACTCTTAACTTTCATAGTAAAAATTCCACAGTTGTTCCCATTATAAACAAAAGTAGATTTTCTGAATATGAATTATTATGCCCACCGTTAGGTATTCAAAAAAAAATCGGAATGATGCTTTCAATTTTAGATAAAAAAATTGAATTAAATACTAAAATAAACGATAATTTAGTTTTCTAA
- the gyrA gene encoding DNA gyrase subunit A, translating into MFEEKDKKDKDNENFDDIETDIGSNLDTNNDEIDEDNKVYEIKPTILETITDNISPIKIEDEMKVSFLDYSMSVIVSRALPDVRDGLKPVHRRILYTMAELGITSGTSYKKSARIVGDVLGKYHPHGDASVYESMVRMAQPFSLRYPLVDGHGNFGSIDGDEAAAMRYTEARLSKISNKMIEGLKKNTVNFRPNYDASEVEPEVLPAKFPNLLVSGVSGIAVGMMTKIPPHNLAEIINSFIIFAKNPEIDINDLIATLPGPDFPTGATIYGKKGINQAYLTGKGSFLIRAKAKIEYLNSGRSRIVFYEIPYEVKKPSIIEKVAFLVRNKKILGIKDVRDESTRHGIRVVFDVKKGFSPEILLNKLYHSTDLQVSYSVNMLALVKGVPKLMNLVQIFSHYLEHQKEINLRSLNFDLEKASEKLNVLLGIKVAIENIDKVIEIIKSSKSDQIAQEKLANTFNLNPGQTKAIIDMRLGRLTSLAIEKLITEVDELKIEISEIKSIIESPKKLIELIINQHKSVAEQFGDQRRSVIVPEINHLDEEDLITDEVVIISLTQNNYVKRINLDEYRLQNRGGFGASTSSLYKDDELKSLCITNTLSDLLIISSNAKIFKLRSHQIPDSSKQGKGIPFLNLLRLQKDENISNLIAWNQEYKNHWLITVSAFGNIKKTELSAFRNIPKNGKIALKMVENDYLVSAFIVPDDPNIDIIIASSQGLVNRWPIKLLRNSGRASIGVKAINLEKGHKIIGACFTHGNDFVFSLSKNGFGKKTPVEEYRVTGRATKGLMSIDSSKAGDLIFVSTIKEGQEAIIITKRGFAIRIDLDTAPVISRKTKGVKLIKLKEGDEITSVSLIKKTVNDSQTNESES; encoded by the coding sequence ATGTTTGAGGAGAAAGATAAAAAAGACAAAGACAACGAAAATTTTGACGATATTGAAACTGATATTGGTTCAAATCTTGATACCAACAATGATGAAATAGATGAAGATAATAAAGTTTATGAAATTAAACCTACAATTTTAGAAACAATAACTGATAATATTTCACCAATTAAAATCGAGGACGAAATGAAGGTTTCGTTTCTTGATTATTCAATGTCCGTTATCGTTTCGCGTGCTCTCCCTGATGTTCGCGATGGTTTGAAACCGGTTCACCGTCGAATTTTATACACAATGGCTGAATTGGGAATTACATCTGGAACAAGTTATAAAAAATCTGCTAGAATTGTCGGTGATGTTCTAGGGAAATACCACCCACACGGTGATGCTTCCGTTTATGAATCAATGGTGCGAATGGCGCAACCTTTTTCGTTACGTTATCCTTTAGTCGACGGTCATGGAAATTTTGGATCAATTGATGGCGATGAAGCCGCGGCAATGCGTTACACTGAAGCACGACTTTCAAAAATTTCCAATAAAATGATTGAAGGCCTTAAAAAAAACACCGTTAATTTTCGCCCTAATTATGATGCTAGTGAAGTTGAACCTGAAGTTTTACCTGCAAAATTTCCTAATTTATTAGTTTCGGGAGTTTCTGGAATTGCTGTGGGAATGATGACAAAAATTCCACCGCATAATTTAGCAGAAATTATCAATTCCTTCATTATTTTTGCAAAAAATCCAGAAATTGATATTAATGATTTAATCGCTACTCTTCCTGGTCCCGATTTTCCAACAGGGGCGACAATTTATGGTAAAAAAGGAATAAATCAAGCATATTTAACAGGAAAAGGTTCTTTTTTAATTAGGGCAAAAGCAAAAATTGAATATCTTAATTCTGGCAGATCACGAATTGTTTTCTATGAAATTCCCTACGAAGTAAAAAAACCATCAATTATTGAAAAAGTTGCCTTTTTAGTTAGAAATAAAAAAATTTTAGGGATTAAAGATGTTCGCGATGAAAGCACACGTCACGGAATTCGTGTGGTTTTTGATGTAAAAAAAGGATTTAGTCCCGAAATTCTCCTTAATAAACTTTATCATAGCACTGATTTGCAAGTAAGTTATTCTGTAAATATGTTAGCACTTGTCAAAGGTGTGCCAAAATTAATGAATTTAGTGCAAATTTTTTCACATTATCTTGAACACCAAAAGGAAATCAATCTTCGTTCGCTAAATTTTGATCTTGAAAAAGCATCGGAAAAGTTAAATGTTTTACTTGGAATTAAAGTTGCAATTGAAAATATTGACAAAGTAATTGAAATAATAAAATCGTCAAAATCTGATCAAATTGCCCAGGAAAAATTAGCAAATACTTTCAATTTAAATCCAGGTCAGACAAAAGCGATAATCGATATGCGACTCGGGCGACTAACTTCGCTTGCAATCGAAAAATTAATCACTGAAGTTGATGAGTTAAAAATCGAAATTAGCGAAATTAAGTCAATAATTGAATCACCAAAAAAATTAATCGAATTAATAATTAATCAGCACAAAAGTGTTGCTGAACAATTTGGTGATCAAAGACGTTCTGTAATTGTTCCAGAAATCAACCATCTCGATGAAGAAGATTTGATTACTGATGAAGTCGTAATTATTTCGTTAACACAAAATAATTACGTAAAAAGAATTAATTTAGACGAATATCGTCTGCAAAACCGCGGAGGTTTTGGTGCTTCAACTTCAAGTCTTTACAAAGATGATGAACTAAAATCACTATGTATTACGAACACTCTCAGCGATCTTTTAATAATTTCTTCAAATGCAAAAATTTTTAAATTGCGTTCACACCAAATTCCTGACAGTTCGAAGCAAGGAAAAGGGATTCCGTTTTTAAATCTTTTAAGATTGCAAAAAGATGAAAATATTTCCAATTTGATTGCCTGAAATCAAGAATACAAAAATCATTGACTAATTACAGTTTCTGCTTTTGGAAATATTAAAAAAACGGAACTTTCAGCATTTCGAAACATTCCGAAAAATGGGAAAATTGCCCTGAAAATGGTCGAAAATGACTATTTGGTTTCAGCATTTATCGTTCCTGATGATCCAAATATTGACATAATAATTGCTTCATCACAAGGACTTGTGAACCGTTGACCAATTAAATTATTACGTAATAGCGGACGCGCTTCCATCGGAGTCAAAGCGATTAATTTAGAAAAAGGACATAAAATAATTGGTGCTTGTTTCACTCACGGAAATGATTTTGTATTTAGTTTAAGTAAAAATGGTTTTGGTAAAAAAACACCAGTTGAGGAATACCGAGTTACAGGTCGAGCGACAAAAGGGCTTATGAGCATTGATTCTTCAAAAGCTGGCGATCTCATTTTTGTCTCAACTATAAAGGAAGGTCAGGAAGCGATAATTATTACCAAAAGAGGTTTTGCAATTCGAATTGATCTTGACACAGCCCCAGTAATTAGTCGTAAAACTAAAGGTGTAAAACTTATCAAACTCAAAGAAGGTGATGAAATCACATCAGTTAGTTTGATTAAAAAAACTGTTAATGATAGTCAGACTAATGAAAGCGAAAGTTAA
- the nrdE gene encoding class 1b ribonucleoside-diphosphate reductase subunit alpha — translation MNKNDSKLTFSSSQPESYISLNANAKLFAKHPDSYKFDLLAAKKYIEEEISPKFKIFNSFKERIDFLISQNYYDPKVISQYSFEELEKLNEKAWSFNHFFSSFMGAFKFYSTYGLKSNDNSTYFEHFPDRVLLNSLFLGKGNYQKAEKILEQIMLGRFQPATPTFLNAGKLKRGEFVSCYLIRVEDNMESISRAITTSLQLSKRGGGVSVLLTNLREQGAPIKDIQNQATGVIPVMKILEDSFSYANQLGQRQGAGAVYLNVHHPDILAFLDTKRENADEKIRIKSLSLGVVIPNITFELAKNNEEMALFSVYDVEKVYQKAFSDISITEKYYEMLANPKIKKTFISARKLFKIIAELHFESGYPYILFEDTVNKENAHPDRVVMSNLCSEITQPSTPSSYFPDLSFNETGQDICCNLGSLNIDKAMESGQNFQEMVYYAVVSLDVVSRNSDLSVAPSIEKGNNLNHAIGLGAMNLHGFLAKNQIMYDSEEALDFTNIFFYTLAFSAFKASAKLALDYGVFSGFEKTKFATGEYFDKYTKVENDTFTPKTSKIKELFRKYQVSIPTQQDWIELVSQIKKTGIANSHLMAVAPTGSISYLTSCTPSLQPVVAPVEVRKEGKLGRIYVPSYKLSHKTYEFYENGAYELGPIPIINIVAEAQKHVDQAISMTLFMTDKATTRDLNRAYIYAFKKGCKSIYYVRIRQDVLENSENYETCQSCLI, via the coding sequence ATGAATAAAAATGATTCAAAATTAACTTTTAGTTCAAGTCAACCAGAAAGTTATATTAGTTTAAATGCAAATGCGAAACTTTTTGCAAAACATCCTGATTCCTATAAATTCGACCTTTTAGCAGCGAAAAAATATATCGAAGAAGAAATTAGTCCTAAATTTAAAATTTTTAATTCATTTAAAGAAAGAATTGACTTTTTAATTAGTCAAAACTATTATGATCCAAAAGTTATTAGCCAATATTCATTTGAAGAACTTGAAAAATTAAACGAAAAAGCTTGAAGTTTTAACCATTTTTTTTCATCTTTTATGGGTGCTTTTAAATTTTATTCAACTTATGGACTTAAATCTAACGATAATTCAACTTATTTTGAACATTTTCCCGACCGTGTTTTACTAAATAGTTTGTTTTTAGGTAAAGGAAATTACCAAAAAGCTGAAAAAATTCTTGAACAAATTATGCTAGGAAGATTCCAACCAGCAACGCCGACATTTTTAAATGCAGGAAAATTAAAAAGAGGAGAATTTGTTTCTTGCTATTTAATTCGTGTCGAAGATAATATGGAATCAATTTCGCGTGCAATTACGACATCTTTGCAACTTTCCAAACGTGGCGGTGGAGTAAGTGTTCTTTTAACAAATTTGCGCGAACAAGGAGCGCCAATTAAAGACATTCAAAATCAGGCAACTGGTGTTATCCCAGTGATGAAAATTCTCGAAGATTCATTTTCATATGCAAACCAATTAGGGCAACGCCAAGGCGCAGGCGCTGTTTATTTAAACGTTCATCATCCTGATATTCTTGCATTTTTAGATACAAAAAGGGAAAATGCCGATGAAAAAATAAGGATAAAATCACTCTCACTTGGAGTAGTAATTCCGAATATTACTTTTGAATTAGCAAAAAATAACGAAGAAATGGCACTTTTTTCAGTCTATGATGTTGAAAAAGTCTACCAGAAAGCCTTTAGTGACATTTCAATTACTGAAAAATACTATGAAATGCTTGCTAATCCAAAAATTAAAAAAACCTTTATTTCAGCGAGAAAACTATTTAAAATTATTGCCGAATTACATTTTGAAAGCGGTTATCCTTACATTTTATTCGAAGATACTGTAAATAAAGAAAACGCACATCCAGACCGTGTTGTAATGTCAAATTTATGTAGCGAAATCACTCAACCTTCAACTCCAAGTTCTTATTTCCCTGACCTTAGTTTTAATGAAACAGGACAAGATATTTGTTGCAATTTAGGTTCGCTAAATATTGACAAAGCAATGGAATCAGGGCAGAATTTTCAAGAAATGGTTTATTATGCCGTTGTTTCCCTTGATGTAGTTTCGCGAAATTCTGATCTTTCAGTTGCCCCTTCAATTGAAAAAGGTAATAATTTAAACCACGCAATTGGCTTAGGAGCAATGAATTTACACGGTTTTTTAGCAAAAAATCAAATAATGTATGACTCTGAAGAAGCGCTAGATTTTACTAACATTTTTTTCTACACGCTTGCTTTTTCTGCATTCAAAGCATCAGCAAAACTTGCCCTTGATTATGGTGTTTTTTCTGGATTTGAAAAAACCAAATTTGCAACTGGTGAGTATTTTGATAAATACACAAAAGTAGAAAATGATACTTTTACCCCAAAAACATCGAAAATTAAAGAACTTTTTAGAAAATATCAAGTTAGCATTCCAACTCAACAAGACTGAATTGAACTTGTAAGTCAAATTAAAAAAACTGGAATTGCAAATTCACATCTAATGGCTGTTGCCCCAACAGGTTCAATTTCTTATCTTACTTCTTGCACCCCTTCACTTCAACCAGTTGTTGCTCCAGTTGAAGTAAGAAAAGAAGGAAAATTAGGAAGAATTTATGTCCCTTCTTACAAGTTAAGTCATAAAACATACGAATTTTATGAAAATGGTGCTTATGAATTAGGGCCTATTCCAATTATTAACATCGTCGCTGAAGCTCAAAAACATGTTGATCAAGCAATTTCGATGACTTTATTTATGACCGACAAAGCGACAACAAGAGATCTAAATCGTGCTTATATTTATGCTTTTAAAAAAGGATGTAAATCGATTTACTACGTACGAATTCGCCAAGATGTACTTGAAAATTCCGAAAATTATGAAACTTGTCAATCTTGTTTAATTTAA
- the nrdF gene encoding class 1b ribonucleoside-diphosphate reductase subunit beta, which translates to MNKIDENTKLKVKNDYYNQSVSPLEYALNNFSGKMRSVNWNIINDPKDLEVWTRVVQNFWIPEKIPLSNDLESWRTLSPIWKQVITRTFTGLTLLDTIQATIGDVAQINHSLTDHEQVIYTNFAFMVGVHARSYGSIFSTLCSSEEIEEAHNWVINNEKLQKRARILIPFYVGSDPLKSKVAAALMPGFLLYGGFYLPFYLAARSKLPNTSDIIRLILRDKVIHNYYSGYKFQKKVEKLSPEKQEEIKKFVFDLLYELIELEKDYLYDLYSEVGLAESAIKFSVYNAGKFLQNLGYDSPFSKEETEIEPEIFSQLSARADENHDFFSGNGSSYVMALAEETEDEDWEF; encoded by the coding sequence ATGAATAAGATAGACGAAAATACTAAATTAAAAGTAAAAAACGACTACTATAACCAATCAGTTTCGCCACTCGAATATGCTCTTAATAATTTTTCTGGAAAAATGAGATCTGTAAATTGAAACATCATTAACGATCCTAAAGATCTTGAAGTTTGAACTAGAGTTGTGCAAAATTTTTGAATTCCCGAAAAAATTCCACTATCAAATGACCTTGAATCTTGAAGAACTTTATCACCGATTTGAAAACAAGTTATTACAAGAACTTTCACTGGTCTAACTTTACTTGATACAATTCAGGCGACAATCGGCGATGTTGCCCAAATAAATCACTCGTTAACTGATCATGAGCAAGTAATTTATACAAATTTTGCATTTATGGTTGGGGTTCATGCTCGTTCTTATGGATCGATTTTTTCAACACTTTGTTCAAGCGAAGAAATTGAAGAAGCACATAATTGAGTAATAAATAATGAAAAATTACAAAAAAGAGCAAGAATTCTTATCCCTTTTTATGTTGGTTCAGATCCTTTAAAATCAAAAGTAGCCGCTGCACTAATGCCAGGTTTTTTACTTTATGGCGGCTTTTATCTCCCTTTTTACCTTGCGGCGCGCTCAAAACTTCCGAATACATCGGATATTATTCGTCTAATTTTACGTGATAAAGTTATTCATAATTATTATTCAGGTTATAAATTTCAAAAAAAAGTCGAAAAATTAAGCCCTGAAAAACAAGAAGAAATTAAAAAGTTCGTCTTTGATTTGCTTTACGAACTAATCGAACTTGAAAAAGATTACCTTTATGATTTATATTCCGAAGTTGGGCTTGCTGAATCAGCAATAAAATTTAGTGTTTATAATGCTGGAAAATTTTTGCAAAACCTTGGTTATGATTCGCCTTTTTCCAAAGAAGAAACTGAAATTGAACCTGAAATTTTCAGCCAATTATCTGCAAGAGCTGACGAAAATCACGACTTTTTTTCAGGAAATGGTTCTTCTTACGTTATGGCTCTCGCCGAAGAAACAGAAGATGAAGACTGGGAGTTTTAA
- a CDS encoding SGNH/GDSL hydrolase family protein, with product MKFKSKKRIFWKKFFETTSLGLAPFITFSAFVAAGCSVQENFSLLSKVNYLAIGDSVTSGFNQDTYQDFQGKMDQNGNVSGQSYPAFFAYYLQKLKKDSLVSFDNLAFSGTTVKNWLHLINPQKYPDGKISDNSLASGYSTNETLSDVEKVFGKFDKSSYPEFIEKIKKANFLTMTLGANDIFFVAAKLASFVLPGQNSDAIERLKKLVPDVDTTDKKSVEKTKQNSTTNNQKDQENSDSSKSTDDSSSTKENKPNSGILGLLGGDFSQLLKGFLTPSEPKKKEEFKKLISVYLKREVDKVFKELEKNLSNLINELKSINRNLRINLIGYNIPNSVLTKILKNLLHNEFGVEVEYFNEVIQRINSVIREVAIKNSVNYVDVYDKNVWKVGDNKYSATKFDFHPNIKGYKKIAHQLLLKLALVQDSEKQDATVSDFGKKTQFDDITNDKKTYSRVIDIDQFAKTNQEFIDKLNDNKETSASIDEETEFEKNQNKNVEPYQRTVDKFLLNIFASKILGQINVKQLLGNSSFSAFVNVEKIDKLFKTIASSTTEEGLKLAKEELKPYLNNPNEDILKVLLDGIAELLQELSEPGKEKEITFDNMFAKIIAKIFPHIKISAFLGFGG from the coding sequence ATGAAGTTTAAATCAAAAAAACGCATTTTTTGAAAAAAGTTTTTTGAAACAACTTCGTTAGGACTTGCGCCTTTTATAACATTTTCAGCGTTTGTTGCTGCTGGTTGTTCAGTTCAAGAAAATTTCTCACTACTTTCAAAAGTTAATTATTTGGCAATTGGTGATTCGGTTACTTCAGGATTTAACCAGGATACATACCAAGATTTCCAAGGTAAAATGGATCAAAATGGCAATGTAAGTGGTCAATCATATCCAGCCTTTTTTGCATATTATTTGCAAAAACTTAAAAAAGATTCACTAGTTTCCTTTGATAATTTGGCTTTTTCTGGAACAACAGTAAAAAATTGACTTCATTTAATAAATCCACAAAAATACCCAGATGGAAAAATTTCTGATAACAGTTTGGCTTCAGGGTATTCGACTAATGAAACTTTAAGTGATGTTGAGAAAGTTTTTGGTAAATTTGATAAATCATCCTATCCAGAATTTATTGAAAAAATTAAAAAAGCTAATTTTTTAACAATGACTCTTGGTGCAAACGATATATTTTTCGTTGCTGCTAAACTTGCTTCTTTTGTTTTGCCAGGTCAAAATTCTGATGCTATCGAAAGACTTAAAAAATTAGTTCCTGATGTTGATACAACAGATAAAAAATCAGTAGAAAAAACTAAGCAAAATTCCACAACTAATAATCAAAAAGATCAAGAGAATTCTGACTCTTCCAAGTCAACTGATGATTCGTCATCAACTAAAGAAAATAAACCTAATTCTGGCATTTTAGGACTTTTAGGTGGTGATTTCTCTCAATTACTTAAAGGTTTCCTTACACCAAGCGAACCGAAAAAAAAGGAAGAGTTTAAAAAACTTATATCTGTCTATCTAAAAAGAGAAGTTGATAAAGTTTTTAAAGAACTAGAAAAAAATCTTAGCAACTTAATTAATGAATTAAAAAGTATAAATAGAAATTTACGAATAAACTTAATTGGTTATAATATTCCAAATTCAGTTTTAACCAAAATTTTAAAAAATCTTTTGCACAATGAATTTGGAGTTGAAGTTGAATATTTTAACGAAGTTATTCAAAGAATAAATTCAGTAATTCGCGAAGTTGCGATTAAAAATTCAGTTAATTACGTTGATGTTTACGATAAAAATGTTTGAAAAGTTGGTGATAACAAATATTCGGCAACAAAATTTGATTTTCACCCAAACATAAAAGGGTATAAAAAAATTGCGCATCAACTTCTTTTAAAATTAGCTTTGGTACAAGATTCTGAAAAACAAGATGCAACTGTTTCAGATTTTGGTAAAAAAACTCAATTCGATGATATTACTAATGACAAAAAAACCTATTCAAGAGTCATTGATATAGATCAATTTGCAAAAACTAATCAGGAATTTATTGATAAATTAAACGACAACAAGGAAACATCTGCTTCTATTGATGAGGAAACAGAATTTGAGAAAAACCAAAACAAAAATGTCGAACCTTATCAAAGAACAGTTGATAAATTTTTACTTAACATTTTTGCTTCAAAAATTTTAGGTCAAATAAATGTTAAGCAATTATTAGGTAATTCATCTTTTAGTGCTTTTGTCAACGTTGAAAAAATTGATAAATTATTCAAAACTATTGCTTCTAGCACAACCGAAGAAGGTTTAAAATTAGCAAAAGAAGAATTAAAACCTTATTTAAATAATCCTAATGAAGACATTTTAAAAGTACTTCTAGATGGAATTGCAGAACTTCTTCAAGAACTTTCTGAGCCTGGTAAAGAAAAAGAAATTACATTTGATAATATGTTTGCAAAAATAATTGCAAAAATATTCCCGCATATTAAAATATCCGCGTTTCTAGGTTTTGGCGGTTAA